A portion of the Parcubacteria group bacterium genome contains these proteins:
- a CDS encoding glycosyltransferase family 2 protein, translating into MISVVFPTYNEEGNVRELHARLKKTLDEMHEPYEIIAVDAPSTDNTLAILKTLRPLKIVVFGHRTGPASALNEGLRQAKGDVVVIIDADLQENPEDIPKLVSKLREGYDMVATLRMGRKDTWGRRLISRCANLVTRTITGLHIRDFGSQFKVARREVFQDLFLYGEMHAFIPAICHARGFKVTEVPIVYNERKSGKTKYSVFRVATLFLDLLVVKFFADYFMRPLMFFGGWGLASIFLGIVTAGAAIVLKLMGLWTFTQTPLPLLASLLVVVGMLLFMMGFLAEILFRIYYEGRGKMPYIVREVIENK; encoded by the coding sequence ATGATTTCAGTCGTTTTTCCAACATACAATGAAGAGGGGAACGTGCGTGAGCTTCACGCGCGTCTTAAAAAAACGCTCGATGAAATGCACGAGCCGTATGAAATCATTGCCGTTGATGCTCCTTCGACCGACAACACCCTCGCTATTTTAAAAACCCTGAGGCCTCTTAAAATTGTTGTTTTTGGACACAGAACTGGGCCCGCGTCCGCTTTAAATGAAGGCTTGAGGCAAGCTAAGGGCGATGTCGTTGTTATCATTGACGCCGACTTGCAGGAGAATCCGGAAGACATACCGAAGCTTGTAAGTAAGCTCCGGGAAGGATATGACATGGTCGCAACGCTTCGCATGGGGAGGAAGGATACATGGGGGAGGCGCCTCATTTCTCGATGTGCAAATCTTGTGACGCGCACCATAACCGGTCTTCATATTCGTGATTTCGGGTCCCAATTTAAAGTCGCGCGGCGCGAAGTATTTCAGGACCTCTTTTTGTACGGAGAAATGCATGCGTTCATTCCTGCAATCTGTCACGCGCGCGGTTTTAAAGTTACCGAAGTTCCTATTGTCTATAACGAACGTAAGTCGGGCAAGACAAAATACTCTGTCTTTAGAGTAGCAACGCTCTTTCTCGATCTCTTGGTAGTAAAGTTTTTCGCCGACTACTTCATGCGTCCGCTCATGTTTTTCGGCGGGTGGGGCCTCGCCTCCATCTTTCTTGGGATCGTGACTGCTGGAGCGGCGATTGTGCTGAAGCTCATGGGGCTTTGGACATTTACACAGACACCCCTCCCACTCCTCGCATCTTTGCTCGTCGTCGTCGGCATGTTGCTTTTCATGATGGGCTTCCTCGCCGAGATTTTGTTCCGAATCTACTACGAAGGAAGGGGTAAAATGCCCTATATTGTTCGCGAGGTGATAGAGAATAAGTAA
- a CDS encoding CDP-glycerol glycerophosphotransferase family protein, translated as MKTIFITVSRGGIIRNLFHTGVIRGLLDKGMRVVLLTPYYKTPELFDAFKHKDLFIEPLFWDQRERLRGFFRELSKGAVFNSSVYARYKYSIGTHRNPNQFLLPFRMAFFAPLRYIPGAKRLIRWIHALVNPLRAHDDLFEKYKPDLVFNTASGADCGLLNSARRFGVTTVDMPKSWDNVSQALFPTKADFLLVWNNFTREKALALQGYSPEETIVTGVPQFDFYARKEGLLSREEFCEKHKFDPKKKIILYGSGGAELFDETKHVRLIQEYMKKGFIKEANILVRPHLGYKGDAERFAVLQGEEGLSVDTSDKQNHALRDHFDTSIDHVYNLFNSLYHADVCVNSASTLSLDALACGIPVVNFNFDVDASVEEHGSVKRLFVSDYIRELMETRGTWLAENKEEFLQILKGVLEEGRERETRRTIDEFIYKRDGKSAERMVQALFQILTTQS; from the coding sequence ATGAAGACGATATTCATTACCGTCTCCCGAGGGGGCATCATTCGTAATCTGTTCCATACAGGCGTCATACGTGGCCTTCTCGACAAAGGGATGAGGGTCGTTCTACTGACACCGTATTATAAAACCCCAGAACTTTTTGATGCGTTCAAGCACAAGGATTTGTTTATTGAACCGCTGTTTTGGGATCAACGCGAACGGCTACGGGGCTTTTTCCGGGAGTTATCTAAGGGAGCTGTATTCAACAGCAGTGTCTATGCGCGTTACAAGTACAGTATCGGCACGCATAGAAACCCCAACCAGTTTCTACTTCCTTTTCGGATGGCTTTTTTTGCACCGCTAAGATACATCCCAGGGGCCAAAAGACTCATCCGATGGATACATGCTCTTGTAAATCCGCTTCGAGCTCACGACGATCTTTTCGAAAAATATAAACCAGATCTTGTGTTCAACACCGCCTCGGGAGCCGATTGCGGTCTTCTCAATAGCGCCAGGAGATTCGGGGTTACTACCGTTGATATGCCCAAAAGCTGGGATAACGTCTCTCAAGCCCTTTTTCCCACAAAGGCCGACTTTCTCCTAGTCTGGAATAATTTCACTCGAGAGAAGGCTCTGGCACTTCAGGGCTATTCTCCCGAGGAGACTATTGTAACGGGCGTGCCCCAGTTCGATTTTTATGCGAGGAAGGAGGGACTACTTTCTCGAGAAGAGTTTTGCGAGAAGCATAAGTTTGATCCAAAAAAGAAAATTATTCTCTACGGGTCGGGTGGGGCCGAATTGTTTGATGAGACAAAGCATGTACGTCTGATACAAGAGTACATGAAGAAGGGGTTCATTAAAGAGGCCAATATATTGGTGCGTCCGCACCTTGGTTATAAGGGAGACGCGGAGCGCTTCGCGGTACTTCAGGGGGAAGAGGGCTTGAGTGTTGATACAAGCGATAAACAAAACCACGCACTTAGGGATCATTTCGATACTTCTATTGATCATGTCTACAACCTCTTTAATTCGTTGTATCATGCTGATGTGTGCGTGAATTCGGCCTCAACTCTTTCGCTTGATGCTCTTGCGTGCGGGATACCGGTGGTGAACTTCAATTTTGATGTCGATGCATCCGTGGAGGAACATGGTTCGGTGAAGCGCTTATTTGTTAGTGACTATATCAGAGAATTAATGGAGACCCGTGGTACATGGCTTGCCGAGAACAAAGAAGAGTTCCTCCAAATCCTCAAAGGTGTTTTGGAAGAAGGGCGCGAGAGGGAAACAAGAAGAACAATCGATGAATTCATATATAAGCGTGACGGGAAATCCGCAGAGAGAATGGTGCAGGCATTATTTCAGATTCTAACTACGCAATCTTAA
- a CDS encoding aminotransferase class I/II-fold pyridoxal phosphate-dependent enzyme codes for MRIPTANTSIGQEEIEAVMKLLKENVVTPGSKVREFEDGITRVFGKKHGVMVNSGSSANLLALYAHKKPGLEVITPALTFGTTVAPILQAGMKPKFFDSEADTYVIDVDAVEEYVESTPNVERIFMIPALVGNLPDLTRLRDLSRKHGSLFILDSCDTNGALFDGKPIGTYADIATSSFYSTHIITAGGGGGVIMTDDDELKSKLQVLRGWGRASAGTLESEDINVRFNYSIDGIPYDSKLAFKECGFNMQVTEMQGTIAVEQLKKLPEFMRIRKATFKKIFDFFKTKPYFITPKQHPKTDTLFINFPLTLTPDCPFTRQELVVFLENHDVQTRALFSGNITRHPGFRDLVGGPIPFKNADYIMKNSLLIGCHQGLTDAHLEYLFSVFDLFLKEKV; via the coding sequence ATGCGAATCCCTACAGCAAACACATCAATCGGGCAAGAAGAAATAGAGGCCGTAATGAAGCTTTTGAAAGAAAACGTCGTCACCCCCGGTAGCAAGGTTCGTGAGTTCGAAGACGGCATTACCCGCGTGTTCGGCAAAAAGCACGGGGTTATGGTGAACTCCGGGTCATCGGCGAATCTTCTTGCGCTCTACGCACACAAGAAACCAGGGCTTGAGGTCATTACCCCAGCGCTCACCTTTGGCACAACGGTCGCCCCCATCTTGCAGGCCGGAATGAAGCCAAAGTTTTTCGATTCCGAAGCAGACACATATGTAATAGATGTGGATGCAGTCGAAGAGTATGTCGAAAGCACTCCCAACGTGGAAAGGATCTTTATGATCCCCGCGCTCGTCGGCAACCTCCCCGACCTCACCCGATTGCGAGACTTGAGCAGGAAACACGGCAGCCTTTTTATACTCGATTCGTGCGACACGAACGGAGCGCTCTTTGACGGCAAGCCCATTGGCACGTATGCAGACATCGCCACAAGCTCCTTTTACAGCACACACATCATTACCGCCGGTGGTGGTGGAGGTGTCATAATGACTGACGATGACGAGTTGAAGTCGAAACTTCAGGTGCTCCGGGGCTGGGGGCGTGCCTCAGCGGGAACCCTTGAGTCAGAGGATATTAACGTGAGGTTCAATTACTCAATAGACGGCATTCCCTACGACAGCAAGCTCGCGTTTAAAGAGTGCGGCTTCAACATGCAGGTGACGGAAATGCAGGGAACAATCGCAGTTGAGCAGTTGAAAAAACTGCCAGAGTTCATGCGGATAAGAAAAGCAACCTTCAAAAAGATTTTCGACTTCTTTAAAACAAAGCCCTACTTTATTACACCGAAACAGCACCCAAAGACGGACACTCTTTTCATTAACTTCCCATTAACACTCACTCCCGACTGTCCGTTTACTCGCCAGGAGCTCGTCGTCTTTTTGGAAAACCACGATGTTCAGACGCGCGCGCTCTTTTCGGGGAACATAACACGGCACCCAGGATTCAGAGATTTAGTGGGCGGACCAATCCCATTCAAGAATGCGGACTATATCATGAAGAACTCGCTCCTCATCGGCTGCCACCAGGGGCTTACCGATGCACACTTAGAATATCTCTTTAGCGTCTTCGACCTTTTCCTCAAAGAAAAGGTGTAA
- a CDS encoding glycosyltransferase family 4 protein, giving the protein MKIGIILHPYDEDKPAGLARTIFELTKGMLDVDSQNEYYVFLKNTPKTPPQFPGENWKFVSLGGGRFWLEKLRNAPRCDVYIFNTPVMPFFWKPPKSIIIALDFAYWYLADKTLDGQLKKLITFLIHGYSLKKADAIVAISHATKEETARLFKIPEGKIDVVYCGFKRICVVPEKRVPLPTEKFFFFAGILKLRKNILNIVKAFHVFQGAHPDYSLVLAGNPSGGKYFDSVLRFIEENKLTEKIHFVGHLNDPELSYVYKRTEAFLFPTLIEGFGYPVLEAMDCGVPVITSNQSSLREVGGEGSALLVDPYEPKDIAAAMREVVESSDKKEKLITAGFVRAKQFSWRKAGEELLEIVKRIHHVEHHSN; this is encoded by the coding sequence ATGAAAATCGGCATCATTTTGCATCCATATGATGAAGACAAACCGGCAGGACTCGCACGGACTATTTTTGAGTTGACGAAGGGGATGCTCGACGTTGATTCTCAAAACGAATATTATGTTTTTCTTAAAAACACGCCAAAGACCCCGCCGCAGTTTCCTGGGGAAAACTGGAAGTTCGTATCATTGGGCGGAGGAAGGTTTTGGCTCGAAAAACTCCGAAATGCTCCGAGGTGTGACGTCTATATTTTTAACACACCTGTCATGCCCTTCTTTTGGAAACCGCCGAAATCAATAATCATCGCGCTCGACTTCGCGTACTGGTATTTAGCGGATAAGACTTTGGATGGACAGCTAAAGAAGCTCATAACTTTTCTTATCCACGGCTATTCACTTAAAAAAGCTGATGCTATCGTTGCCATATCGCACGCGACAAAAGAAGAGACAGCCCGACTCTTCAAGATCCCCGAGGGCAAAATTGATGTCGTGTACTGCGGCTTCAAGAGGATTTGTGTCGTTCCAGAGAAGCGTGTTCCCTTGCCCACAGAAAAGTTTTTCTTTTTCGCGGGTATATTAAAATTACGCAAGAACATCTTAAATATCGTTAAAGCCTTCCACGTGTTTCAGGGGGCACATCCAGATTATTCGTTAGTACTCGCCGGAAACCCATCAGGCGGGAAATATTTTGATTCCGTACTTCGTTTTATTGAAGAAAATAAGCTCACGGAAAAGATTCACTTTGTAGGGCACTTGAATGACCCAGAGCTTTCCTATGTCTATAAGCGCACAGAGGCCTTTCTTTTTCCCACGCTTATTGAGGGATTTGGTTATCCTGTGTTAGAAGCGATGGATTGTGGGGTTCCCGTCATTACGTCCAACCAATCATCTTTGAGGGAGGTTGGCGGAGAAGGTTCGGCCCTTCTTGTCGACCCTTACGAGCCAAAAGATATTGCGGCCGCCATGCGAGAAGTCGTAGAAAGTTCTGACAAAAAGGAAAAACTCATTACAGCGGGCTTTGTTCGCGCGAAACAATTCTCCTGGCGTAAGGCAGGAGAAGAGCTGCTCGAAATTGTTAAGAGAATACATCATGTGGAACATCACTCCAATTAA
- a CDS encoding NTP transferase domain-containing protein, translating to MQAVILAGGLGTRLRPLTDTIPKPMVLVRNRPFLEHLFALLKENGIVDILVLTGHLGEVIENHFGDGSTYGLRVVYSQEHEPLGHGGALHLAYEKLADSFVLLYGDNFLPIDYRDLVNFYTKSGKEGVVVSYQFKDESERGDNYSNNLCVDEEGCVTGYEQRGVPNGTHAEAGAMVFNKKVLEYIGEGYTDAIGNVLFPELIRRGELITYVSPHRFYDIGTPQRLKEAEVFFGSRK from the coding sequence ATGCAAGCGGTAATACTGGCGGGCGGTTTAGGAACGCGGCTCCGGCCCCTTACTGACACGATTCCAAAGCCGATGGTTCTCGTGCGCAACCGCCCTTTTCTTGAGCATCTTTTCGCACTCTTGAAAGAAAACGGCATTGTGGACATCCTTGTTCTCACGGGCCACTTGGGGGAGGTTATAGAAAACCATTTTGGTGACGGGAGTACCTACGGTTTGCGGGTAGTATACTCACAGGAGCACGAACCCTTGGGACACGGCGGCGCTCTTCACCTCGCTTACGAAAAGCTTGCTGATTCATTTGTGCTTTTGTACGGAGATAATTTTTTGCCGATTGATTACAGGGACCTTGTTAATTTCTACACAAAGTCGGGGAAGGAGGGCGTTGTAGTGTCGTACCAGTTCAAAGATGAAAGTGAACGGGGCGACAATTACTCAAATAATTTGTGTGTTGATGAGGAGGGTTGCGTCACCGGCTATGAGCAGCGCGGAGTCCCAAACGGCACCCACGCAGAAGCAGGAGCCATGGTGTTCAATAAAAAGGTCCTTGAGTATATTGGAGAAGGCTATACTGACGCCATAGGCAATGTGCTTTTTCCTGAACTCATACGGCGAGGGGAGCTTATAACCTATGTTTCTCCGCACCGGTTCTATGATATAGGCACCCCGCAGAGGCTTAAAGAAGCAGAAGTCTTTTTTGGCTCAAGAAAGTGA
- a CDS encoding NAD(P)-dependent oxidoreductase, whose product MSKILLTGGSGYIGSILTEELLKAGHRVRVLDNFMHGQISLAHLMHSPDLEILRGDTRNEEALAKALKDIDIVIPLAAILGALVCDRDQIGAHTTNLGAIETLLKLRKPEQKIIYPNTNSGYGVGQNDTFCDENTPLNPISIYGRTKVAAEKAVLEAGNSMAFRLATVFGVSPRMRIDLLVNDFVHRAVMDRFIVLFQAHFKRNYIHVRDVARAYLHAIEHFDTMKGQAYNLGLSDANLNKKELCEAIQKHLPDFYFVEAEIGEDPDKRNYIVSNEKVEKTGFKPAYSLDFGIAELIKFYRTIKHWPYGNQ is encoded by the coding sequence ATGAGTAAAATCTTACTTACAGGAGGAAGCGGATATATTGGTTCAATTTTGACCGAGGAGTTGCTCAAAGCAGGACACCGCGTGCGCGTGCTCGATAATTTTATGCATGGACAAATTTCTCTCGCCCACCTCATGCATTCCCCGGATTTAGAAATTCTGCGTGGAGACACGCGCAATGAGGAGGCGCTTGCCAAAGCTCTAAAAGATATAGACATCGTGATACCGCTTGCTGCTATTTTGGGGGCATTGGTCTGTGATCGCGATCAGATTGGAGCCCACACTACTAATCTTGGAGCAATAGAAACGCTTTTGAAACTTCGGAAGCCCGAGCAGAAGATTATCTACCCAAACACCAACAGCGGTTATGGCGTGGGTCAGAATGATACTTTCTGTGATGAGAATACACCACTTAACCCCATTTCTATTTATGGTCGCACGAAGGTCGCGGCCGAAAAAGCTGTATTGGAAGCGGGCAACAGCATGGCGTTTCGGCTCGCCACAGTCTTTGGAGTAAGCCCTCGAATGCGGATTGACCTCTTGGTTAACGATTTTGTTCACCGTGCTGTCATGGACCGATTTATCGTGCTCTTCCAAGCGCATTTTAAAAGGAACTACATTCATGTTCGTGATGTCGCCCGAGCGTATCTCCACGCGATTGAGCATTTCGATACCATGAAGGGCCAGGCATATAATCTCGGACTTTCTGACGCCAACTTAAACAAGAAAGAGCTTTGTGAAGCCATACAAAAGCATCTTCCCGATTTTTATTTTGTCGAAGCAGAAATAGGGGAGGATCCGGACAAAAGGAACTACATCGTCTCAAATGAGAAGGTCGAGAAAACTGGCTTCAAGCCAGCGTATTCTCTTGACTTCGGCATTGCCGAACTGATTAAGTTCTACCGAACGATCAAGCATTGGCCGTATGGGAATCAATAA
- a CDS encoding SIS domain-containing protein, with protein MRVYIQNFIDEVGETIKKLPVEEIARAMNIIQATYERDGRIYIFGNGGSLALATHWVSDFNKTVFSYNLEGRTKRFQAIRVPTTEEELTAWANDIGYDMVFAGPLQNYIQEGDCVIAISSSGNSANVIKAVELAKKHRVPVIGISGFDGGKLNELADAKIFVPTPKGRYSVVEGIHAVILHLFTQYFQDSFQHAERT; from the coding sequence ATGAGAGTTTACATCCAAAACTTTATAGACGAGGTTGGGGAAACAATTAAGAAATTGCCCGTTGAAGAAATTGCTCGGGCAATGAACATCATCCAAGCGACGTATGAGCGTGACGGGCGTATTTATATATTCGGAAACGGAGGTTCGCTTGCTCTTGCCACACATTGGGTGAGTGATTTTAACAAAACCGTCTTCAGCTACAACCTCGAAGGACGTACGAAGCGGTTCCAAGCGATTCGAGTCCCTACAACCGAAGAAGAGTTAACAGCATGGGCGAACGACATCGGGTATGACATGGTTTTTGCTGGGCCACTCCAGAACTATATACAGGAAGGCGACTGCGTCATTGCAATCTCAAGCTCCGGCAATTCCGCCAATGTCATTAAGGCGGTCGAGTTGGCAAAAAAGCACCGTGTTCCGGTTATTGGTATTTCCGGTTTTGACGGCGGGAAGCTAAACGAACTTGCCGATGCAAAGATCTTTGTACCCACCCCCAAGGGGCGCTACAGCGTCGTAGAGGGGATTCACGCTGTCATTTTGCACCTATTCACTCAATATTTCCAGGATTCTTTTCAGCACGCCGAGAGAACTTAG
- a CDS encoding GHMP kinase codes for MIITRSPLRISFVGGGTDLPAFYRTYPGRVISTTINKYVYAVIHPTPLLNKFLLRYSITESASHPRDLKHPSIKAALLDLGITDPGIEIGSFADLPSKTGLGSSSSFSAALLKGLNIHLGRKLSAEEVACGACRLEIDLLKEPIGKQDQYAASYGGLNLIQFNEDDSVNVKPLFLDFKKRSALEDHVLLFFTGITRSASDVLKTQSADVDKHFDTYRKMSDSVFDFERLLIAGDMKGMGEMLHDGWLLKKTLANNISNTAIDTLYEAGRSAGAWGGKVLGAGGGGCVLFLADPQKHDVIRKMVTEAALGSALSDFREIPVKFVQSGTDVLFNYQQQ; via the coding sequence ATGATTATTACACGCTCACCATTGCGTATAAGTTTTGTTGGGGGCGGAACCGATCTTCCTGCTTTTTATCGTACATACCCAGGAAGAGTCATTTCGACGACTATCAATAAGTACGTGTACGCGGTCATCCACCCAACGCCGCTTCTCAACAAATTTCTCTTGCGCTACAGCATAACCGAATCAGCGTCTCATCCTAGAGATTTGAAACACCCGAGCATCAAAGCCGCTCTTCTTGATTTGGGTATTACAGACCCAGGTATAGAGATCGGCTCATTCGCTGACCTTCCGAGTAAGACAGGATTAGGTTCTTCCTCTAGTTTTTCCGCCGCTCTTTTAAAAGGGCTCAACATACATTTGGGGCGCAAACTCAGTGCCGAAGAAGTTGCGTGTGGCGCATGCCGTCTGGAAATTGATTTGCTCAAAGAACCAATCGGTAAACAAGATCAATATGCCGCCTCCTACGGCGGGTTAAACCTCATTCAGTTCAACGAGGACGACTCCGTTAACGTTAAGCCACTCTTTCTCGACTTCAAAAAGCGTTCCGCACTCGAGGACCACGTACTCCTTTTCTTCACCGGCATTACGCGCTCGGCCTCTGACGTCTTAAAGACTCAAAGCGCTGACGTAGACAAACACTTCGACACGTACAGAAAAATGTCAGATTCTGTTTTTGATTTTGAGCGATTATTGATTGCGGGCGACATGAAGGGGATGGGAGAGATGCTTCACGATGGGTGGCTGTTAAAGAAAACGCTCGCAAACAATATTTCAAATACGGCCATAGATACTCTCTATGAGGCAGGGCGATCCGCTGGGGCTTGGGGTGGAAAAGTGTTAGGTGCCGGTGGAGGAGGGTGCGTCCTTTTTCTTGCCGACCCGCAAAAACATGATGTGATCCGAAAGATGGTGACAGAGGCCGCCTTGGGAAGTGCACTCTCGGATTTTAGAGAGATACCAGTAAAATTTGTACAATCGGGTACGGATGTGTTATTTAACTACCAACAACAATAG